In Bacillus thuringiensis, the DNA window AAGTGTTCGTTAATTTTTACATACTTCCCATCATATAATAGGTTTCTATATAACCACTTACCCATTGTCATTTCTTATTTATCAACCTAGAAAATTTTCACTTTCACTTAACATCCCGTTCTATCTTTGTTATATTTTCTAGTTGACGGACATATAAACGAGTGTTAAAGTTTTCTCTGGTAGTGACAAATCTCATACAAAAAATGTAAAATGTTATAGTGTTTCTCAGAAATGAATTTTGTTGTATAATACAGAAATGACGTTATGCTTATGAGCAACACAAGAAACCAAAAGGGTATGCATAGTTATAGTCGTATATGGGTGAATATAGAACCTCTAATTATGGCCAAGAAAACTATGTATTTTTTATTTTAGCATTTTTCGCTCCAAAATCGACCAAGCCTGATAGAGAAAGGGTGGAAATGAATGAAAGAAACCTTGAAATCACAATTTCAAAATGTGCGTTTCACTGTATTCGTAGCTTTAGCCGTATGGTTGAAGACATATCTTATTACTCGCACAAGCTTTGATTTAAAACTTGAATCTTTCATGCAAGAATTCATTTTATTCCTTAGCCCATTAGCAGCATCATTACTGCTTGTTGGTCTTGCATTATTTGCAAAAGGGAAAAAACGTAACTATATAGCACTTGGAATTAATTTTGTCTTAACAATCATTCTTGTTGGTAATGTAATGTTCTACGGATTCTATAATGACTTCGTTACTTTACCTGTACTAGGACAAACATCTAACTTTGGGAGTTTAGGTTCTAGTGTGAAAGAATTGTTTAACTACAAAATCATCCTTGCATTTGCTGATATTATCGTATTCTTCATTTTATTGAAGAAGAAGAAAAGCTTTGCACCGACAGAGCGTGTAGCACGCCCAATGCGTTCCCTATACTTCGTGTCAACAGTTGCTATTTTCTTCGTAAACTTAGGACTGGCAGAAGCCGAGCGTCCTGAACTATTAACACGTTCATTCGACCGCGTTATGCTTGTTAAAAACTTAGGTTTATATGTACACCAAGTATACGATCTTGGCTTACAAGCAAAATCAAGTTCACAAAAAGCATTTGCTGACGGTAGTAAATTGCAAGAAACAGAAAACTACGTAAAAACAACACAAAGCAAACCAGATCCAAATATGTTTGGTACTGCAAAAGGGAAAAACGTAATTGTTGTCTCTCTTGAGTCATTACAAACATTCTTAATTGGTGCAACAGTTAACGGACAAGAAGTTACACCATTCTTAAACCAATTTACGAAAGAAAGTTATTACTTTGATAACTTCTTCCATCAAACTGGGCAAGGAAAAACATCAGATGCTGAATTCTTAGTAGATACTTCCATGTATCCGCTAGACCGTGGTGCTGTATTCTTCACACACGGTAATAACGAATATACAGCGACTCCAGAAATTTTACGTGAGCAAGGATATCACACATCAGTATTCCACGCGAACAACGCAACATTCTGGAACCGTAACATTATGTATCCGGCACTTGGTTATGATCGTTACTACAACGAACTTGACTACAAGATTACGCCAGAAACGAAATTAAATTGGGGATTAAAAGATATCGAATACTTCGATCAATCTATCGATATGTTAAAAGAAGTGAAGCAACCGTTCTACACTCGCTTCCTTACTTTAACAAACCATTACCCATTCACTTATGATGAAAATACGAAATTAATCGATGAATATAATTCTGGTGATGGTGTGTTCGACCGTTACATGGTAACTGCTCGCTATTTAGACGAAGCAATGAAACACTTTATTGAGCGTCTAAAAGCTGAAGGTATTTACGACAACTCAGTTATCGTATTCTACGGTGATCACTACGGTATTTCTGAAAACCATAACCGTGCAATGGCACAGTTCTTAGGAAAAGAAGAAATCACTGCATTTGACCATATGAACTTACAAAAAACACCAATGTTTATTCACGTTCCAGGTCAAAAAGAAGGTAAAACAATTTCAAAACCAACTGGTGAAATTGACATTAAACCAACAATTCTCAACTTACTTGGTGTAGATTCTACGAATCAAATTCAATTTGGTCATGATGTATTCTCACCTGATAATAAAGGATTCGTTGTTCTTCGTGACGGTAGCTTCATTACAGATAAGTACATGTACACGAACAGTACATTCTACGACCGTAACACTGGTGAGGTTGTACAACTACCAAAAGAAGAATCTCAACCACTCATTGATCGTGCCCAAAATGAATTGCACATGTCTGACAAAATCATTGAAGGTGACTTACTTCGCTTCTCTGAAAGTAATAAGACCAAAACTGGTGAAGTAAAGACAGCAATTAAAGAAGAAAAAAAGAGCGCTGAGTAATCTCAGCCTCTTTTTTTATATTTCTCCATACAATCACTTATATTCATTAACTTTAACATTACATAACCTTTACCAAATATTCACATAGGATTAATGAAACATCCCTATAATAAAATATGTAAGCGCGGTTCTATATATTTCTTATCTCTCATCTGTAATAAGATCCCTTAAAGAAATATGTGAATCGTTTATTTCTACTTTCTTATAATTGTCTTTCAATGTGTTTTGTTTCCATACACAAAACATTCAATAAGACGATGTCCCTATGAAAGATAGCTACCCTCCTTGTGCAGCATTCTATAAGAATGTTGCTTTTTTTATTTAAAAGCAGGATTTTTATTTCTTATTTTCGAATTTGTATATACAAAATGCTCTAAATCACCACTATTTCTCTATGATTTACAAATACATATACGTCATATGTAGAGAATTACTTACATAAAAATTATTATAGTGACTTCTTTACTTACGTACTTACGAAAGGATGGGACGAAAATTGGCATATGAAAGATTTGTACTTTGGAATGATGCAGTTATTGATACAACGAAACAAAAGACGTACATAGAACTTGAAGAAAGAGGCTTGCAGTTTGGAGATGGTGTCTACGAGGTTATCCGCTTATATAAAGGGAACTTTCACTTATTAGATCCGCATATCACAAGATTATATCGCTCCATGGAAGAAATAGAATTATCACTCCCTTTCTCCAAAGCAGAACTTATTATCCTACTCTACAAACTAATTGAAAATAATAATTTCCACGAAGATGGAACGATTTATTTGCAAGTCTCTCGTGGTGTACAAGCTCGTACCCACACATTCTCATATGACGTCCCTCCGACAATCTATGCCTATATTACGAAGAAAGAAAGACCTGCGTTATGGATTGAATATGGTGTACGTGCTATATCAGAGCCAGATACGCGCTGGCTACGCTGTGATATCAAATCATTAAATTTATTACCCAATGTATTAGCTGCTACGAAAGCTGAACGCAAAGGTTGTAAAGAGGCCCTTTTCGTACGAAATGGTACCATAACTGAGGGAAGCTGTTCTAATTTCTTTCTCATAAAAAATGGTACGCTCTACACACATCCAGCCAATCACCTTATTTTAAATGGCATCATGCGTCAATATGTCCTTTCTTTAGCGAAAACCCTTCGTATTCCTGTACAAGAAGAACTGTTTAGCATTCGCGATGTGTATCAAGCAGATGAATGTTTCTTTACAGGAACGACGATTGAAATTTTGCCGATGACTCACCTTGATGGAACTGCAATTCAAGATGGTCAAGTTGGTCCTATCACAAAAATGCTGCAAAGATCATTTTCTCAAAGCTTGTTACAATCCAATATGTCATCTTCTTAAACACGTATAATTTCTATCCTTTCTGCATTCAATATATGTATTTAAATGGAAATCAAGGTATAGATTTATGCCTTGATTTTTTTTTGTAATCTTTTTGTCATATTCAGATTACCGCATAAGTCTTGACAGTAATCGACATGCTCTTTAGAATTTTTAACAGTTGGTAAATATTTCTTCACTACATTACAGACAGAAAGGAATCGACAAATTATGAAAAAATACCTTGCCGGTCTTGCGGCAGTGTCTGTAGCAGGAGGAGCAGCACCTACACTTGATAGTGTTCAAGCTGCCCCTGAACAAAATACACAAAAAGCTGCTACAACTGTCCAAGCTTCAGCATCAAACAGCTCATCTTATACGGTAAACACTAGCGTATTACATGTTCGTGCAGGATCAAGTACTTCTCACGACATCATCTCGCGTGTTTATAACGGTCAATCACTAAACGTGATTGGCGAAGAAAATGGTTGGTTCAAAATTAACATTAATGGACAAACAGGATTTGTTAGTGGCGAATTTGTATCAAAAAATGGAGCAAGCAATTCTAATGTAAGTACAACAGGTGGAAACAATAAAGTTACTGCTGATGTATTACGTGTACGTACTGCTCCTAACACTTCTAGTTCTGTTTCAGGACGTGTATATGCAGGACAAACATTAAACGTAATTGGTCAAGAAAATGGTTGGGTGAAAATCAACCATAATGGACAAGTAGGTTATGTAAGTAGCGAATTTGTATCAGGCGCTTCTTCAAATACGGGTTCTACAAACAGTAACAACAATAGTAACAATGGAGCAACTGTTCAACCAGCAAGCGGAAACTATACAGTAAATGTATCTTCCCTTCGCGTTCGTACAGGTCCTAGCACTTCTCATCCAACTGTAGGTTCTGTTAAACAAGGACAAGTCGTACAAGTTGTTGGCGAAGTTCAAGATTGGTTCAAAATCAATTATGCAGGACAAACGGCTTACTTAAGCAAAGACTACGTAACAAAAGGCGGTTCTAACGAAAACGTCACTCAAGGTAACAACCAAGAGCAAAACAACAAGCCAGAACAAAACAATAATGTAAATGTTCAAACTGGCGGTACTTACGTTGTTAACGCAACATCTCTACGTGTTCGTACAGGCCCTGCTGCTTACCATAGTGTAATTGGTGGCGTGTTAAATGGTACTACATTAAACGTAGTTGGATCTGAAAACGGTTGGTTCAAAGTAAACTACCAAGGAAAAACAGGCTTCGTTAGCAGCGAGTTTGTTAAGTTCGTTAAAGGTGGCACTACTACTCCTGAACAACCGAAGCAACCTGAGCAGCCAAAACAACCTGATCAAGGTGCGATTGGTGACTACTACATTAATGCTTCTGCCTTAAACGTACGTAGCGGCGAAGGTACAAATTATAGAATCATAGGTGCACTTCCACAAGGACAGAAAGTTCAAGTAATCTCTGAAAACTCTGGATGGAGCAAAATCAACTACAACGGCCAAAATGGTTATATTGGAACACGTTACCTTTCTAAAACACCAGTTGGGGGCGCAGTAGATAATAAGCCTAACAACAACCAAAATAACAACCAAAACAATAACAACAATAACAATAATACAGGCAACAATAGCGGTGACAGTTCTTCCATACTTGCATATGCAAAAGGAATGCAAGGTGTACCTTACGTTTGGGGCGGTACTTCTGCTACTGGTGTTGACTGCAGTGGTTACATTTACCACGTATTTAAGAAATTTGGTCATAACATTAGCCGTCAAAGTGTTGCGGGATATTGGGGTAGCCTACCACAAACTTCAAATCCACAACCTGGTGACTTAATTTACTTCAAAGACACTTATAAAGCTGGTCCTTCTCATATGGGTATTTACCTTGGGGGCGGATCATTTATCCAAGCTGGAGATAAAGGTGTAGCAATCGCTTCATT includes these proteins:
- a CDS encoding SH3 domain-containing protein yields the protein MKKYLAGLAAVSVAGGAAPTLDSVQAAPEQNTQKAATTVQASASNSSSYTVNTSVLHVRAGSSTSHDIISRVYNGQSLNVIGEENGWFKININGQTGFVSGEFVSKNGASNSNVSTTGGNNKVTADVLRVRTAPNTSSSVSGRVYAGQTLNVIGQENGWVKINHNGQVGYVSSEFVSGASSNTGSTNSNNNSNNGATVQPASGNYTVNVSSLRVRTGPSTSHPTVGSVKQGQVVQVVGEVQDWFKINYAGQTAYLSKDYVTKGGSNENVTQGNNQEQNNKPEQNNNVNVQTGGTYVVNATSLRVRTGPAAYHSVIGGVLNGTTLNVVGSENGWFKVNYQGKTGFVSSEFVKFVKGGTTTPEQPKQPEQPKQPDQGAIGDYYINASALNVRSGEGTNYRIIGALPQGQKVQVISENSGWSKINYNGQNGYIGTRYLSKTPVGGAVDNKPNNNQNNNQNNNNNNNNTGNNSGDSSSILAYAKGMQGVPYVWGGTSATGVDCSGYIYHVFKKFGHNISRQSVAGYWGSLPQTSNPQPGDLIYFKDTYKAGPSHMGIYLGGGSFIQAGDKGVAIASLSNSYWKSHFLGYTKAP
- a CDS encoding D-amino-acid transaminase, coding for MGRKLAYERFVLWNDAVIDTTKQKTYIELEERGLQFGDGVYEVIRLYKGNFHLLDPHITRLYRSMEEIELSLPFSKAELIILLYKLIENNNFHEDGTIYLQVSRGVQARTHTFSYDVPPTIYAYITKKERPALWIEYGVRAISEPDTRWLRCDIKSLNLLPNVLAATKAERKGCKEALFVRNGTITEGSCSNFFLIKNGTLYTHPANHLILNGIMRQYVLSLAKTLRIPVQEELFSIRDVYQADECFFTGTTIEILPMTHLDGTAIQDGQVGPITKMLQRSFSQSLLQSNMSSS
- a CDS encoding LTA synthase family protein; the encoded protein is MKETLKSQFQNVRFTVFVALAVWLKTYLITRTSFDLKLESFMQEFILFLSPLAASLLLVGLALFAKGKKRNYIALGINFVLTIILVGNVMFYGFYNDFVTLPVLGQTSNFGSLGSSVKELFNYKIILAFADIIVFFILLKKKKSFAPTERVARPMRSLYFVSTVAIFFVNLGLAEAERPELLTRSFDRVMLVKNLGLYVHQVYDLGLQAKSSSQKAFADGSKLQETENYVKTTQSKPDPNMFGTAKGKNVIVVSLESLQTFLIGATVNGQEVTPFLNQFTKESYYFDNFFHQTGQGKTSDAEFLVDTSMYPLDRGAVFFTHGNNEYTATPEILREQGYHTSVFHANNATFWNRNIMYPALGYDRYYNELDYKITPETKLNWGLKDIEYFDQSIDMLKEVKQPFYTRFLTLTNHYPFTYDENTKLIDEYNSGDGVFDRYMVTARYLDEAMKHFIERLKAEGIYDNSVIVFYGDHYGISENHNRAMAQFLGKEEITAFDHMNLQKTPMFIHVPGQKEGKTISKPTGEIDIKPTILNLLGVDSTNQIQFGHDVFSPDNKGFVVLRDGSFITDKYMYTNSTFYDRNTGEVVQLPKEESQPLIDRAQNELHMSDKIIEGDLLRFSESNKTKTGEVKTAIKEEKKSAE